Within Candidatus Cloacimonadaceae bacterium, the genomic segment AACCCTGCATAGCCTGATGCCGGATCTCTTCGTCACGGCTTCCTATGGCGGCATGTTAGGAAAGAGAATCCGCAATCTGGCAGCCAGGAAAGCCATCAATCTACACCCTTCACTGTTGCCAAAATATCGTGGCGCGGCACCAATCCAATCCGCTCTGCTCGCAGGAGATAGAACCACCGGCATGACGATCTTCCGCCTCACGGCAAGCCTCGATGCCGGTCCCATCATCATGCAGCAAAAGCTGGAAATCGATGAAGGCGAAAACTATAGCAGCCTGCACGAACGCTTGGCAAATCTCGCATCTGAGATGCTGATCGAATATCTGGCTAATATCGACGCCTATGAAGCAAAGCTCAGCCCCCAGGACGACTCCCTCGCCACCCAATGCGGTAAATTTGAAAAGCAGGACATGCTGCTCGATTGGCATCAACCCGCGGAAAGTGTCGTCAACCGTATCCGCGCTTTTTCCCTCAAGCCCGGTGCTTTTCAATATTACAATAACGAACCGCTCAAGTTTCTATCCGCGGTAAAGCTCGAAACACCCCTATCCGGAGAGCCGGGAAGCATCGACAGCATCATTAAAAACACCGGTTTCACGGTCAATTGCGCCGATCATCCGATACTGATAAAAACTATTCAACCCGCCGGAAAGAAGATCATGGATAGCTGGGCATGGCTGCTCGGCTCCAGAGCTCAAACAGGCGATAAATTATGGAAGTGACAACATGAAA encodes:
- the fmt gene encoding methionyl-tRNA formyltransferase, with product MKPLRIIFIGSSEFGIAALKRISESVKPLLVITQPDRPQGRNLSSAPCPLAKSAAELGIKLFKPDNINFEETLQTLHSLMPDLFVTASYGGMLGKRIRNLAARKAINLHPSLLPKYRGAAPIQSALLAGDRTTGMTIFRLTASLDAGPIIMQQKLEIDEGENYSSLHERLANLASEMLIEYLANIDAYEAKLSPQDDSLATQCGKFEKQDMLLDWHQPAESVVNRIRAFSLKPGAFQYYNNEPLKFLSAVKLETPLSGEPGSIDSIIKNTGFTVNCADHPILIKTIQPAGKKIMDSWAWLLGSRAQTGDKLWK